The genomic segment TGGCCGTCCGTATATTATAATTTGATGGTAGTAGACAGATTTAAGTGTTTAGGTGTTATTATTACGAAAGACCCAGCTATCTCACATGAACTAAACACGATCCCCTTGGTGTCATATTTCGTTGATAAATTTAAATCTTGGAACACCTTACCGTTGTCCACCATGGGTCGGATAAACCTAATCAAAATGATTCTCCAACCTAAAGCTCTGTATCTGCTGGAACATGCCTGTGTACCAATCCCACGTACATTTTTTGATAGATTACACTCGATCATGGCGACCTTCATATGGGGCAGGAACAGGCGGAAACTGGCCATTAAATCCCTACAGAGGAGCTGGGATAAAGGGGGGGGGCGGCCTTGCCAGacttatttttgtatttatcaACTGCGATATCTGGTGCCATGGGTGACCCGGGATGTGCTTCCCAATTCTGAATATTATTTGCAGGAGTACTTGCGGCTCTCCACTCTATGGCCCGTTCTTGAAGGCCTTGCATCTGTATAAGGTTCGCTTTTACAGATCCATAGACTTGCGCACCAGGTGTGGAGAGCTGCAAAGATGCATCAATACAAGGACCTACCGGATGATATTCCACTGTGGAATAACCCACTACTTCCTCAGCTGTTACATTGTGAAGGGGAAATTGTATGGAAAGGATATGGGGTACACTATCTGAAAGATCTATATGAAAATAGCATTCTATTCTCCTTCTCTGTTACAGACCAAAGTTGGAATTTTGAGACCACATTTCTTTAGATATTTGTAGTTGAGACATGCCCTCCAGGCCCAATTACGAGCTCTCAAGAGGCCGGTCTCGGCATATCCACTCATTGGGGTTTTTAGAACTCAGGGGCCAAGGGGATTGATATCTGCCCTTTATACACACCTGCTCAATCTCAAATTCTCTGCTTCTCCCTTAGGAGCGGAGTGCAAATGGAGGGGCAACATACCTACTTTGTCAGCTGAAGAATGGAGCGAGGCCTTAGAGGCTCCAGTAGTTGTATCACCGTCCCTCACTAATAGACTGACACAACTTTTTATACCACATAGATGTCACCTTACCCTGACTAGACTTTTTAAAATGGGTAGGAGGCCCCATACGGGATGACACAGGTGTGCGCAGTTAAATGCGGATTTCTGGCACCTCATGTGGGACTGTAGTCACATTCGCCCATACTGGAGGGCTGTAATTGATGTCATATCCACCTTGATCCCAGATACTCTAGAGGTATGCCCCAAAGCTTTCCTCCTAGGAATTCTTGAAGATGATTTGCGATCACGCTATACACTCACTTTCATTAGGGAGGCTCTTTTCCTCGCCAGAAAGGCTATTGCTCTTGGGAGAGGAAAGTAAAGGGGATACTTCTGGGAGTCCAGGAGATCTCTCTTTCACCAGGAGTCTCCTGGACATTCCAGGACTGTTGACAAGTGAAGGAAAAGTGAAGGGTGGTGTCTCTTTGTAAACATCACAATAATGCCATGCAATGCGATAGCAGTATGAACGGACCATATAGGGcattccagctgtggtgaaactacgaatcccagcatgctccgttcatttctatggagttcagctaagcaagtgtacatctttggAGTCGTAGATTTACCacggctggagtgccagaggttagccagcaCAGACCTAGGGTCTTTACTATTGTCACCAGTTTGAGTATGTAGAATAGATATTGGCATATATTTATATACCAGTATATTAGACAGTAGAAATAAAGACTATTGAAAAAAATAAGTCAAAGATTGAActacataaatatggctttttgagTACATTTTATTAAGTATACAATACAATTTAAGATATATTAgatgtgatattttatatatgACAATCTGTACAATAGATTTATAACTATTGGTGAATGGCATAAATAACAAATGAAAGCTATGGTGTGTTTTGACTGTTTTCCTTTCAAAATGTATTATCTGAATAGACAGAAATTAACTATCAGGGGCGTACCCTGGTGCAaaagtgcctcctcacagtaaatCTTACTGTACAGACCCTAATTAGCTATAAAGCATCTATATAGACAGGACCTCATAACATGCAGACAAATAGTATTAAACAAATCCAGGTCAAGTGCAGTAAAGCTTAATGTCTGCATCCTttatggtctagggcagtgaaggggttaatgtcagcATTCCTGGAGTAAGGAAGGTGTTAATTTGTGTATGCCTGTGGGTCTAGGGCGATGAAAGGACAGTGAATGGGTTAATGTCAGTGCACCCTGTGTCCTAGGACCATGAGTGGGTTAATTGCAGGATCCCTAGCAGTCTTGGacaatgaaagggttaatgtaaggatctctggtggtctagggcagtgaatggGTTAATGTCAGTAATGTCTGCTTGAAATCTATTTGTGTTATCTTTATCTGCCTTCCTCTTTACAACTCTTTCTTTCTCCTAATAAGCGTTTATGCAGCATGGCAGGGCCTGGCACAAAGGGTACACTCCTGACATTGGCCAGGATCCTGGCATTGGCCCAGCATTTTTTAGTTGCACTCCTTGTGGAAAATTATCAAAACTGGCCTTGTTGCCTTGCTAACAATCACAGCACAACTTTCATCTCTTATGGAAGCTGCATTGGTTGTCAAAGACAACACCGTTTTTGGATTAGACAGTGTTGTTAACTGGCACATTGTtttgatgaaaaatgtaattcttcAACCATAGTTTGCATAATTCATtgatttcacaaatttttggtgtACGCTCTTCAAAGCCTTCTTGAATTCTCTGTTTCTAAGGCTATATATGAGGGGATTTAGAAGTGGAGTGATAACAGAATAAAACAAAGATATGATTTTATCCTTGCTTGAGAAGTATGAAGCTCTTGGGCGAACATACATGAAGATAACCGTCCCGTAAAATATTATGACCACTGTAAGGTGGGCAGCACATGTGGAAAAGGCCTTCTGGCGACCAAGACTGGATGGAATTTGGAGTATAGTTTTAATTATGTAGGAATATGAGACAGTTGTAAATATAAGTGACATCAGCACAACTACCCAAGCGAATGAAAAGAAAACGGTCTCGCTGGTGGATGTGTCTGAACAGGAAAGTTTTACCAAGGGAAtataatcacagaaaaaatgatcTATGAGATTGGGTCCACAGAAATTCAGCAAGGCTGTTGGGATTGTCAATGTCCAACCAGTAGAGAAGCCACTCATCCAGGAGCCAATGCATAAGTAAAGGCAGACCTGGCTGTTCATCATTGTTGCATATTGTAAAGGGAAACAGATTGCAAGATATCGGTCATAGGCCATaacagttaataaaaaaaattctgtaggcCCTACAGAATGTACAAAGCACAGTTGGGCGAGACAACCAGAATGTGAAATGACTTTGTTTTGTGTGATCAGATAACTAAGTGTTTTAGGTATGACGGCAGTTGAACACCAGGTATCCAGTACTGCAAAGTTACTGAGGAAGAAATACATAGG from the Bufo bufo chromosome 2, aBufBuf1.1, whole genome shotgun sequence genome contains:
- the LOC120990794 gene encoding olfactory receptor 6F1-like codes for the protein MTLSHWNETEVTFFILLGFSGTFEMQLFYFCVFLVIYILTLLANLLIITVVSLNAHLHIPMYFFLSNFAVLDTWCSTAVIPKTLSYLITQNKVISHSGCLAQLCFVHSVGPTEFFLLTVMAYDRYLAICFPLQYATMMNSQVCLYLCIGSWMSGFSTGWTLTIPTALLNFCGPNLIDHFFCDYIPLVKLSCSDTSTSETVFFSFAWVVVLMSLIFTTVSYSYIIKTILQIPSSLGRQKAFSTCAAHLTVVIIFYGTVIFMYVRPRASYFSSKDKIISLFYSVITPLLNPLIYSLRNREFKKALKSVHQKFVKSMNYANYG